CGCCACCTCGTCCACCACGTGCTGCAGATCGGCCGCCAAACAGTCGGCGCTGCGCAATGCCACGGGAATGCCGCCGCCCAGCCGGCCACGCGCGAAGTCGAGCACATCGCTTACCAACCCCTCCATGCGATTCACGCTGGCCGTGATGTGGTCGAACATGCGCTGCTGGTAATCCGTATGCGGCGCAGCTTCGAGTGTTTCGGTCACGATGCTGATCGACTGCAGCGGATTGCGAAGGTCGTGGCCCAGTACTGCGATGAACTGGTCGCGCAGCTCAGCCACCTGCTGCGCATCGGAAAGCGCCACTGACGCCAGTTCAAGGCGTTCTTCGGTATCGAGGTAATTGCCGACCAGCTCGGCCAGCAGTTCCATCGAGCGCTGGATATGCAGCTCATCGAACGTGGCAGGCGCCGAATCGATCGCACACAGGGTGCCGAAGAAGCTGCCATCCGGACGGTGGATCGGCACCGAGGCGTAGCTCTCCAGCCCATAGATGCGCGGGGTATGGTGGGTGGAGTAGACCGGGTGCAGGCTCGCATGGGCGAACACCACCGGCTTGGGCGACTGCCGGATCTCATCGCAGATGGTGGTCTCCAGCACCAGCTGGCCGCCCGCCACCAGGCCGAAGCCCAGGGTGTCGTGGGTGGCGCACGCCGTCCAGGTGGTATCGGTCACCCGGGCAATGGCCGTGAACCGGCAGCCGGTGATGTGGGCCACGGTTTCCAGGATGCGTGGCACAGCCGCGATGCGGCCGATCTCGGCGATATCGCGGAGCAGGGCGGGATCGGTGAGCGCAGGTAGGGGGGCAGGACTGGTCATTGGTGGGAATGTTCACATGAATTGTGAAATGGCGCACTTTCGCAGCGATTACGTCGTAAAGTCCGCCAACAGGAAAGGAGGCCATGCCGTGGGTGTACTGCCATCGCGCCGGGAAAACGTGGTGAGAACCCTGTCCAGGGTCGTCGGCTGGTTGGTTGTGGTGCTGGTGTCGGCCGAGTTCCTGCTGGCTGCGTATGGGAAGTACGGGCTGCTGGACAGCCCCGCGTACGGCCGCTTCGTGGATCGCCATGGCTGGCTGTGGCTGCACCTGGCTGGCGGCGTGGTGGCCATCGTGGCCGGGCCGGTCCAGCTGTTGGCGCGATGGTGGTTCGAACGTCCTGTACTGCATCGGCGGGTTGGATACCTCTATTTCGGTGGAGTCCTCACGGCCAGCGCGGCGGCGGCTGGATTGATCGCCACCACTCCCGCACCGCTTTCCATCAAGCTTGGTTTCGCGGGTACCGCGCTGGCGTGGTTGACCACGGCGCTGCTGGCCATGATCGCGATCCACCGTGGCCGAGTGGAGCGGCACAGGACGTGGATGATCCGCAACTACGCGGTGACCTTGGCGCCTGTCCTGTTTCGTTTGATGTTGCCGGTAGCCATTGCTTCAGGACTGGCGCCAAGCGGAGCGCTCATCTCGTGCCTGCTGTGGGCAAGCTGGCTCTTGCCCCTTGTCACGGTGGAAGCGTTCCGGAGGAGAGAACGCGATCCGCTGAAGCACGATTACATACCTTCCTGAGGTAGTTCATGCCCGCACTTGCCCTGCTGTTTGCCGCTGCCGCCACCGCAAATACCCCGGCGGCACCTGATGCCGCCACCGTAGCCGCTATCGAGGCGACCTGCTTTGACTATGTGGATGGCCAGCTGGAAGCCGATCCCCAGCGGGTAGCGCGGTCATTGCATCCAGACCTGGCCAAGCGGATGGTGCTGGGCGAAACCCCGGACGAGCGGCTTAGCCTGCGCCGCATGAGCAAGGAGGAGCTGGTGGGCCTGACCCGCCAGGGCGCGCTGAAGACGCCCAAGGCGGAGTGGGACCGTACCTGCCGCGTGCTGGACGTTACCGGCAACGCGGCCTCGGTGCGGCTGGAGACGCCCTGGTTCGTGGACTACTTCCACATGGGCCGTTTCGGAGAGCGCTGGATCATCGTCAATGCGCTCTGGTACTCCAAGCCCAGAGCGGCCTCCACGGCACCGGCGGCGAAGTAATCAGGGCGAACAGGCCGCGTGATGTGACACCAGATCGGCAAGTCGCCCGCCGTCCGCAACAGCGGCAACATAGCCGTCGGGGCGCACCAGCACCCACTCGTCCGGCCCAAGTCCGTACGCGCGCTGGAAATGCCCATCGCCGTCGCGCAGGTCGCCCTTCGGCCCAATGAGGTGTACGTGCAGGCCGGCGCGCGGCGGCGCAGCGATTCGGTCGGCCGCATGGCCCAGCAGCGTCCAATGGATACCGCGGAGTACCTCGAACAATCGGATGGGTTGCCCGCCCGCGCCCTGCAGCGGTGCATCAGGCGCGCGGTCGCCGGGCTCGATGCGCCCCTCGCGCGATTCGGCCGGCAGCGTAAGCGAAGACGCCCGATACCCCAGGTCGAGCTGCTGCACCTCACGACCACGCCGGTTGTCGCCGCGCTGGGCGTGCTCGAGAAGCCTGGTAGCAAGACCGAGCATTGCCGCCGCAACGGGCCTGCGTTCTTCTTCGTAAGTATCGAGCAGTACCTCTGGCGCGCCTTCCAATACGGACGCCAGCTTCCAGCCCAGGTTGTATGCATCCTGCGCGCTGGTGTTCAGTCCCTGGCCGCCGGTAGGGGGATGGGTATGCGCCGCATCGCCCACCAGGAACACCCGGCCCACGCGATACCGATCTGCCAGGCGTGCGTTCATCTGGTACGCGGAAGCCCACGAGACGCCTTCGACCGTGATGTCATCGCGCCCTGTCCGCGCGTACACGATTGCGGCCAAGCCCTCAACGGACAGGTCCACCTCGCCCTCCAGCGGCACCGGTGCCTGCAACTGGAACAGGTCCGTGCCCATGAGCGGGCACAGCGAGATGCGGCGTGCCATGTCGTGCTCGTTGAAGTTGTGCCACGCATCGCGGGACAGACCCTGCAGCACGATATCGGCGACGACGGCGCGAACGCCCAGGGTCTGGCCCGGGAAAGGAATCGCCAATGACTGGCGCACGAAGCTGCGGCCGCCGTCGGCGCCGATCAGGTAACGGGTTCTGATCGTCTGCTCGCCGCTGGGCGTGGCGATGCGGACGTGGACACCTTCGCCATCCTGATCGACGCCGAGCAACGTGTGGCTGAATTGCACGGCATGGCCCAGTTCGGCCAAGCGCTCGCGCATGACGGCTTCGGTGAGGAACTGCGGCACCATGAGCGGCTGGCGATAAGGCTCGGCCGGGGTAGCCAGCGCAGCTTCCAGCACCGCGCTGTCGGTGCTGCTGCCATCGGTATTGTGGGTACGCGAAAGGGGGTACGGCCCGCCGGTAGCGAACAAACGGTTGAGGATGCCCATGTCCTCGAACATCTCCTGGCTGCGGGGCTGGATGCCCTTGCCGCGCGAGCCATGGAACGGCTGGTCGCGCCGCTCCAGCAGCCTGAAGGACACGCCACGCCGGGCCAGCTCGATGGCCAGGGTCAAACCAGCGGCACCGGCGCCACAGATCACAACATCAGGGGTGTTACCCATCGTTTTCTCCAGGTATGTGTAATATGCACGTATCTGGAGGGGATGCTATGCCTGCGAAAAAGAGAGTGCAAGATACACATATTTCGACCGAGCTGAAGTCGCTGCACCTGTCCATGGTCAGCCTTGTCAGCGTGATGAACCGCCCGCGCAACGACGAGCGACTCCTGCAGGAAGCGGGGGTGAAGCTGGACCAGGCTCTGTTCCGGCTGCTGGTGGTGATCGAGCGGGTCGGGCCGATCGGGGTGGTCGAATTGGCTGACCGGTTGGGTCGCGACTACACGACCATCAGCCGGCAGGTGGCCAAGCTGGCAACCATGGAACTGATCACACGCCAGGGCAATCCGCAGGACCGCCGGATCCGCGAGGCCACCATTGCGCCCAAAGGCAAGGAGATGACTGACCGCTTGGACGCCGCGCGCGAGCGGATGGGTAGGGTCATCTTCGAATCATGGGAGCCGCAGGAGGTATCGGACCTGGTGCGGCTGATGGCGAAATTCGCCGATGCAATGGAAGCGGTCGAACGTGGGACACCGGAGTAGAGCCACCGAGGCGCTGGCCAACGCGCACTGGCCGAGGCGATAGGCAGCGGCCAACCGCTTCGTTTCGAATCCGTGCCCGGGGTGCCGGGATTACCTGCTCAGCCCGTTGCAGCAACACACCACTGAATCGCTGCGCGAGCGCTGACCCGACCGCGCGCGATGCCGAGCTTGCAGCCGCACAGGATCAGACCTGCGCCATGCCGCCGTCCACGAACAGCTCGATGCCGTTGACGAAGCTCGCCTGGTCAGAGGCCAGGAATGCCACGGCGTTGGCCACTTCCTGCGGTTCCCCCAGTCGTCCCAGTGGCACCTGCGCTGCCAGGTGGTCGAACAGACCCTGACGGGCGTCGTCGGGCACCAGATCGCCGAGGCCGGGGGTGCGGATCGGCCCCGGGCTGACAACGTTGACCCGGATGCCGCGCTCCTTGAGGTCCAGCGCCCAGGAACGGGCGAAGTTGCGCACTGCTGCCTTGCTGGCGCTGTACACGCTGAAATTGGCCGTGCCCTGGATGGACACGGTAGAGCCGGTGAGGATGATCGATGCCCCATCGACCAGCAGTGGCAGCGCCTTCTGCACGGTGAACAGGACGCCACGGACATTGGTGGCGAAGATGCGGTCGAAGTGCTCTTCGGTAATCGCGCCCAGCGGCAGCATGTCGCCGCCACCGGCGTTGGCGTGCAGGATATCCAGTCTGCCAGCCTGCGTGGCGATCCGGGCGTAGACCGTGTCCAGGTCGGTGGGAAGCGCCGCATCAGCGCGAATCCCGGTGGCGGCCGGACCGATCGCGGCGACGGCCGCGTCCAGTTCGGCCTGGCGCCGGCCGGTGATGAAGACAGTGGCGCCCAGCGACGCGAGGTGGCGGGCGCTGGCCAGGCCGATGCCCGAGGTGCCGCCGGTGACGAGGGCGATCTTACCGGTAAGGAGGGCGGTGCTCATGATGTTCTCCGTTGGACGAGCGGGAGGATTCCCGCCGCTGTTGGGAGAACGATAGGCTTGGCCGATTGGTGGATAAAGATGGATTAATGATAATCACTATGCATGTAAGTGCATAATGGGCGCATGAACCAACTTTCCGCCATCCGTGCCTTTGCCCGGGTCGTCGAAGCGGGCAGCTTCATCCGCGCCGCCGAGTCCCTGGACATGCCCACCGCTACGCTCAGCAAGCTGGTGCGCGAGCTGGAAGCGCATCTGGGCGTACGCCTGCTGCAGCGGACCACGCGGCGGGTATCGGTCACGGCCGAGGGCCAGGACTACTACGAGAAGGCAGGTCGTCTGCTGCGTGACCTGGAGGATATCGATGCGTCGTTCAGTGCCGCGCGAGGCACGCCGCGGGGACTGTTGCGCGTGGACGTTGGCGGGTCGACCGCACGCGACGTGCTGGTGCCCGCGCTGCCGGCGTTCATGGCGCGGTACCCGGATATCCGCATCGAGCTGGGCGTCTCCGACCGGCCGGTGAACCTGATTGGTGAGAACGCCGACTGCGTGATCCGCGGCGGGCCATTGGACGATTCATCGCTGGTTGCGCGCCATGTTGGCGATGCCACCTTGATCACCTGCGCCAGCCCGGGCTACCTGAAAGCGCATGGCGTGCCCGCCTACCCCGAAGAACTTCGCAACGGGCACCGGCTGGTGAGCTACGTGCTCAGCTCCACCGGGCGCGCCGTGCCGTTCCGCTTCCGGGGTGATGCGGGAAGTGTGGAGATCAAGGGCGGGCACCGTCTTGGCATCAATGAAAGCAACGCCCACCTGGCCGCGGCGATTGCGGGCTTGGGGCTGGTCCAGACCTTCAGCTATGCCGCCGCGCCTGCACTGGCCAGCGGTGCACTGGTGGAAGTGCTGCGGGCCTGGCGGCCGGCGCTGTATCCGTTCCACGTTGTGTATCCGCATAACCGGCACGTGACCCACCGCCTGCGGGTGTTCATCGACTGGCTGGCGGAAATGATGCCCGGGCTGCTGGCAGCCGGTTTCCAGGAACTCGACACCGACGCGCGGGTGGAGAAGCCGGCGACCACGGGTCGTTACAGGGTGCGGGCGTGAGCACACAGCGCCATACAGTTGCGAGGTGCTTGATCGCGGCGGCTTCTTACAGTGGCGGTGTATTGCGCACTTTTGTTGGCGGTATTGGTTCAGACATGCTTACTCTGGATACTCAGGCCGCGACGACCACAGGCGCATTGACCTTCCCACCATCCGGGCAGATCCCCGGGCAACGAGGCAACCATGGCAGATCCTTACAACAGCGCCGCACACCCGTCGACCGCGACCCGACTGGACGATTCCATGGTGACCACCGCATTCGAGCTGCCCGGGTACCGGATCACGCGCAACCTGGGCGTGGTACGCGGCATCACCGTGCGCTCGCGCTCCATCGTCGGCAACTTCCTGGGCGGTATCCAGACGCTGTTCGGCGGCAACATCACCATCTATACCGAGCTGTGCGAGCAGGCGCGCGAGGAGACCTATCGCGATATGGCCAAGCATGCACGGATGCTGGGGGCCAACGCGATCATCGGCATGCGCTACGACGCGACCGACATCATGACCGGGCTGACCGAGGTGCTGTGCTATGGCGCTGCCGTCGTGGTGGAGCCGTTGCGGTGATTCGCTAAAGGGCGATACGCGGTTTGTATCGTGGACTGCTGCAGGTGGTATTGGCGCTGAGCATGCTGTCGGCACGATCCTGTGCGGATGCAGACGCACGACGAAGTTACATTTGAAGGGCAGGTTGGGCTGGTTACCGGTGCAGCCAGTGGACTGGGCCTGGCCTACAGCAGGCTGCTGGCCTCGCGCGGTGCGCGGGTTGTCATGCATGACGTGGGCGCCGGGCTGGATGGAAGCGGGCAGGACCCGGCGCGGATCGATGCGACGGTGGCGCTGCTGCGCGGTACCGGGCTGCAAGTGCATGCCGCGCACGCGGCGATCGACCAGCGCGACGGCTGCCGCGCGCTGATCGCCGACATCGTCGCCCGCCATGGCCGGATCGACTTCATCATCCACAACGCGGGGTGGGTGGAGTACCAGCAGATCGATGCGCTGGAGGAAGACCGCTTCGACCACATGATGACCATTGCGGCCAAGGCGCCGCTGTGGCTGGCCGAGGCGGCGTGGCCGTCGATGCAGGCACGCCACCATGGCCGCATCGTGCTGACCACCTCCGACCGCGCGCTGTATCCGCAGTACGTGCAGAAGGGCTTGGCCGCGTATGCGGCCGCGAAGATGGCAGCGGTGGGTATCGTCAACGTGCTGGCCGCTGAAGGCGCACCGCACAACATCGTGGTCAATGCCATCTCGCCGGTGGCCAAGACCCGCATGTGGGGTGTGGAGGGCGAGCCCGATGAGCTGCACCCGGATGCGGTCGCGCCGGGCGTTGCCTTCCTGGCATCAACGGCCTGCCGCGATGGCGGCTGGATCCTGCGTGCCAGCAACGGCCAGTTCCACGCAACCCGCAGCGTGGAGGCCGACGACGTGGCCTACCCGCGGGACCTGCGCGCCACGTCCGCCGACAGCATCGAAGACATCGCCGCGCAATGGTCGCGCATCGCGCAGCCCACGGTGGAACCACGCAGGTAGTCAACGGCACGGCATACTGGCGGGGTTTCCGTCCAGCGCATGCATGCCCATGGTTGATCTCCGCCTGCTTCGCCAGTTCGTTGCTGTTGCTGAAGAGCTGCACTTCCACCGCGCGGCGGCGCGCCTGCACATGTCACAGCCACCGCTGACAGCGGCCATCCGCAAGCTGGAAGACGAGATCGGCAGCGAGCTGATCCAGCGCGGCAACCGTACCCTTGGGCTCACCGCCGCCGGGGCAGTGCTGCTGGCCGAGGCACGCCTGCTGCTGCAGCAGGCCGACCATGCGCTGGTCGCCACTCGCGATGCAGCTGAAGGGCGCACCGGTACCGTGCGGCTGGGCTATGTGGGCAGCGCGCTGTACGGGCGCCTGCCCGGGGTGATCCGCAGCTTCCGCCAGAGCAGCCCGGACGTTCGGCTGGAGTTGATCGAAGCCACCTCCGCACGCCAGATCCAGATGCTGCGCGAACAGCGGATCGACGTGGGCGTGGTGATTCCACCGGTGTTCGAGGCCGACGACATGCGGCTGCAGGCATTCGACAGCGACCGCCTGGCCATCGCGCTGCCGCGCGCGCACCCGCTAGCAGAGCGGGCGCATCTCACTGTCGGGATGTTGGCCGACGAACCGTTCGTGCTGTGGCCGGCGCGCGAGGGCAGGGGCTTCCATTCGCAGGTCGTGCGCCTGTGCGCGGCCGCAGGATTCACACCGCGGGTGGTGCAGGAAGCGCACGGCATGCACGCGGTGCTGTCACTGGTGGCGGTGGAGGCGGGCATCTCGGTGGTGCCCGCCAGCATGGCCGGGTTCCGCAGTGCGGAAGTCGCCTATCACCCGTTGGCGGGAGGCGAGGCCACGTTCGAGCTGCAGCTGTGCCTGCGCGCAGATGAAGCATCGCCGGCGGCACTCAACTTCGCCCGCCACGGGGCCGGGGGCCGACCGGGCAATGCCGACCGGTAGTGCCGACCGTTGGTCGGCACCACGAGCCCGGATCACCCCGTCACCGGGTGCGTTTCACCCAGGCGCGCACTACCAGGCCGATCAATGCGGCGAAGACGACCCACGACACGACGTCGAACACGCCATCGCCAACCAGCGCGCTGACCAGCCCCAGCAGGCTTGCCGCGGCGATCCACGCTGGCGCCGTGAACGGGCTGCCATTGGGCGCAGGCGTCCGGCTCATGCCGCACCCCCGGTTTTTTCAGCGCGCTCGATCTCGGTTACCCGCGCTTCGGTGCTGCCGCGCTTGAACCACAGGTACAGGCCGCTGACCAGTACCGCGATGGTGAGCAGGTCCAGCAGCGCCCACAGGATCTTCAACGGCAGCTTGCCGTAGTCGCCGAAGTGCAGCGGCTGGCTGAGCAGCAGCACGCTCATGTAGGTGGGCAGCTGCGGCTGGGCGGTGAGTTCGCCGCTGGCCGCATCGATCAGCACCGGGCGATACAGGCGTTCGGTGAGCGGGGTATTGCCCTGCATGAACACGCCATAGTGGTGGTCGCCGCTGTAGCCGGTGCCGGGGAAGCTGACGAACGCCGGGCGCATGCCGGGCTCGGCAGCGCGTGCGGTGTCCACCGCGGCCTGCAGCGAGGCCAGCGTGGTCGGGCGCGGCTGGCCGGCGTAACGCGCGGCGAACTCGCCCAGCTGCTGGCTCTGCCAGGCGGTTTCCAGTGGCTTCGCAATCGTGTTGATGGCGCCGGTGAGGCCCACCACCAACGCCCAACCCAGGGTGACCACGCCGATCACGTTGTGCAGGTCCAGCCAGGCCAGCCGGCGGCTGCGCCCGGTGCGCAGGGTGCCGAAACGCTGGCGGCGCATGAAGGGGCCGTACAGGA
This is a stretch of genomic DNA from Stenotrophomonas rhizophila. It encodes these proteins:
- a CDS encoding MarR family winged helix-turn-helix transcriptional regulator, with product MPAKKRVQDTHISTELKSLHLSMVSLVSVMNRPRNDERLLQEAGVKLDQALFRLLVVIERVGPIGVVELADRLGRDYTTISRQVAKLATMELITRQGNPQDRRIREATIAPKGKEMTDRLDAARERMGRVIFESWEPQEVSDLVRLMAKFADAMEAVERGTPE
- a CDS encoding SDR family NAD(P)-dependent oxidoreductase encodes the protein MQTHDEVTFEGQVGLVTGAASGLGLAYSRLLASRGARVVMHDVGAGLDGSGQDPARIDATVALLRGTGLQVHAAHAAIDQRDGCRALIADIVARHGRIDFIIHNAGWVEYQQIDALEEDRFDHMMTIAAKAPLWLAEAAWPSMQARHHGRIVLTTSDRALYPQYVQKGLAAYAAAKMAAVGIVNVLAAEGAPHNIVVNAISPVAKTRMWGVEGEPDELHPDAVAPGVAFLASTACRDGGWILRASNGQFHATRSVEADDVAYPRDLRATSADSIEDIAAQWSRIAQPTVEPRR
- a CDS encoding GAF domain-containing sensor histidine kinase; this encodes MTSPAPLPALTDPALLRDIAEIGRIAAVPRILETVAHITGCRFTAIARVTDTTWTACATHDTLGFGLVAGGQLVLETTICDEIRQSPKPVVFAHASLHPVYSTHHTPRIYGLESYASVPIHRPDGSFFGTLCAIDSAPATFDELHIQRSMELLAELVGNYLDTEERLELASVALSDAQQVAELRDQFIAVLGHDLRNPLQSISIVTETLEAAPHTDYQQRMFDHITASVNRMEGLVSDVLDFARGRLGGGIPVALRSADCLAADLQHVVDEVANATGRSDIAVRMEIDGAVVCDPNRLGQLLANLLTNAVQHGDAAAPIALEVQAASSGLVLTVCNGGHIPAERLATIFRPFSREQAELPRPGLGLGLYIAAEIARSHGGTLVVASDEATGTAFTFRMPGGSA
- a CDS encoding DUF2306 domain-containing protein is translated as MAHFRSDYVVKSANRKGGHAVGVLPSRRENVVRTLSRVVGWLVVVLVSAEFLLAAYGKYGLLDSPAYGRFVDRHGWLWLHLAGGVVAIVAGPVQLLARWWFERPVLHRRVGYLYFGGVLTASAAAAGLIATTPAPLSIKLGFAGTALAWLTTALLAMIAIHRGRVERHRTWMIRNYAVTLAPVLFRLMLPVAIASGLAPSGALISCLLWASWLLPLVTVEAFRRRERDPLKHDYIPS
- a CDS encoding YbjQ family protein; amino-acid sequence: MADPYNSAAHPSTATRLDDSMVTTAFELPGYRITRNLGVVRGITVRSRSIVGNFLGGIQTLFGGNITIYTELCEQAREETYRDMAKHARMLGANAIIGMRYDATDIMTGLTEVLCYGAAVVVEPLR
- a CDS encoding nuclear transport factor 2 family protein produces the protein MPALALLFAAAATANTPAAPDAATVAAIEATCFDYVDGQLEADPQRVARSLHPDLAKRMVLGETPDERLSLRRMSKEELVGLTRQGALKTPKAEWDRTCRVLDVTGNAASVRLETPWFVDYFHMGRFGERWIIVNALWYSKPRAASTAPAAK
- a CDS encoding LysR family transcriptional regulator, producing MVDLRLLRQFVAVAEELHFHRAAARLHMSQPPLTAAIRKLEDEIGSELIQRGNRTLGLTAAGAVLLAEARLLLQQADHALVATRDAAEGRTGTVRLGYVGSALYGRLPGVIRSFRQSSPDVRLELIEATSARQIQMLREQRIDVGVVIPPVFEADDMRLQAFDSDRLAIALPRAHPLAERAHLTVGMLADEPFVLWPAREGRGFHSQVVRLCAAAGFTPRVVQEAHGMHAVLSLVAVEAGISVVPASMAGFRSAEVAYHPLAGGEATFELQLCLRADEASPAALNFARHGAGGRPGNADR
- a CDS encoding LysR family transcriptional regulator, producing the protein MNQLSAIRAFARVVEAGSFIRAAESLDMPTATLSKLVRELEAHLGVRLLQRTTRRVSVTAEGQDYYEKAGRLLRDLEDIDASFSAARGTPRGLLRVDVGGSTARDVLVPALPAFMARYPDIRIELGVSDRPVNLIGENADCVIRGGPLDDSSLVARHVGDATLITCASPGYLKAHGVPAYPEELRNGHRLVSYVLSSTGRAVPFRFRGDAGSVEIKGGHRLGINESNAHLAAAIAGLGLVQTFSYAAAPALASGALVEVLRAWRPALYPFHVVYPHNRHVTHRLRVFIDWLAEMMPGLLAAGFQELDTDARVEKPATTGRYRVRA
- a CDS encoding SDR family NAD(P)-dependent oxidoreductase; this encodes MSTALLTGKIALVTGGTSGIGLASARHLASLGATVFITGRRQAELDAAVAAIGPAATGIRADAALPTDLDTVYARIATQAGRLDILHANAGGGDMLPLGAITEEHFDRIFATNVRGVLFTVQKALPLLVDGASIILTGSTVSIQGTANFSVYSASKAAVRNFARSWALDLKERGIRVNVVSPGPIRTPGLGDLVPDDARQGLFDHLAAQVPLGRLGEPQEVANAVAFLASDQASFVNGIELFVDGGMAQV
- a CDS encoding PepSY-associated TM helix domain-containing protein, encoding MQRSTIKAWFLVHKWTSLVCTLFLLLLCVTGLPLVFGEEIAHLSEPHVDNPQPQAAHRNLDEQVRTAVAQYPGNVPLFVGWDWEGHTVYVNTGTEPATPPPQMKTALLDASSGEVLPAPQFNEGVMYFLYRLHTDLFLGLPGMLFMGAMGLLFAVAIISGLVLYGPFMRRQRFGTLRTGRSRRLAWLDLHNVIGVVTLGWALVVGLTGAINTIAKPLETAWQSQQLGEFAARYAGQPRPTTLASLQAAVDTARAAEPGMRPAFVSFPGTGYSGDHHYGVFMQGNTPLTERLYRPVLIDAASGELTAQPQLPTYMSVLLLSQPLHFGDYGKLPLKILWALLDLLTIAVLVSGLYLWFKRGSTEARVTEIERAEKTGGAA
- a CDS encoding FAD-dependent oxidoreductase, translated to MGNTPDVVICGAGAAGLTLAIELARRGVSFRLLERRDQPFHGSRGKGIQPRSQEMFEDMGILNRLFATGGPYPLSRTHNTDGSSTDSAVLEAALATPAEPYRQPLMVPQFLTEAVMRERLAELGHAVQFSHTLLGVDQDGEGVHVRIATPSGEQTIRTRYLIGADGGRSFVRQSLAIPFPGQTLGVRAVVADIVLQGLSRDAWHNFNEHDMARRISLCPLMGTDLFQLQAPVPLEGEVDLSVEGLAAIVYARTGRDDITVEGVSWASAYQMNARLADRYRVGRVFLVGDAAHTHPPTGGQGLNTSAQDAYNLGWKLASVLEGAPEVLLDTYEEERRPVAAAMLGLATRLLEHAQRGDNRRGREVQQLDLGYRASSLTLPAESREGRIEPGDRAPDAPLQGAGGQPIRLFEVLRGIHWTLLGHAADRIAAPPRAGLHVHLIGPKGDLRDGDGHFQRAYGLGPDEWVLVRPDGYVAAVADGGRLADLVSHHAACSP